The following proteins are co-located in the Malassezia restricta chromosome II, complete sequence genome:
- a CDS encoding actin-related protein 8 — translation MAPKAAKQVLPPNPPADETRTLPLAYTSFHPPPFVNAKNVSSSYLKTEAQTWVSRSHRPTKRPKTGADGDDGDDDPASRRLVIHIGSEAIRLGRATDLYPTVVPHVLARQLPHPRAQPARPHATEAQLEMLRAELRSIMRQYKLRPVSNGWQSANSYNSSVEPEPVAAHNDVYHVGFVDEGDASVVVGHEALRLASLSRPSAWRLFSPWTRGMLNVTGYAAEYGDACIEALLGDVQRILTHAISSAPSKASGPADAADDAGLGIPTSEYGDYAVLLLVPDSFSRSDLRALGHVLLRYMGFSALHVQTEGLCATFGAGLSAACVVDVGATSIGISCVEEGLVLPETRVALSYGGQDMSRFFGDVLRGSSFPYTDLQEARLADVQLLQDLKERFVTLQPSQVGLNLYDFMVRLPGETARKYALRLYDEPILAGLMLFHPDVAAPPPMPRRPLTCAQPAPAEEADEPEPTAVLAAANASLGGDEAVELCASAVLDMAPTLAMLGCVSRRLSPQVAALVDMRADEASEEAPRAAPTIPQTSAMATQAAKCASAAAQAAQDGIDVVQAASVTPLDHAVFRSLLASTGTVDGSFAHGGEERLRRLANNIVCTGGAARIPGLSEALEARVSMLLAEHYAPADGAPGAPTTAPQAVVIPPPRNLDPASLAWKGLAVMAHLDAMQELWIQASDWDTLGYRALKEKSLFL, via the coding sequence ATGGCCCCCAAGGCCGCCAAGCAGGTTTTGCCGCCGAATCCGCCGGCGGATGAGACGCGCACGTTGCCGCTGGCGTACACGTCTTTCCATCCGCCGCCGTTTGTGAATGCCAAAAAtgtgtcgtcgtcgtaccTCAAGACGGAGGCGCAGACGTGGGTGTCGCGCTCGCACCGCCCGACGAAGCGACCCAAGACGGGCGccgacggcgacgacggcgacgacgatcccgcgtcgcgccgcctcgtgaTCCATATCGGCTCGGAAGCGAtccgcctcggccgcgCTACGGATCTGTACCCGACAGTGGTGCCGCATGTCCTGGCGCGCCAGCTGCCGCATCCGCGCGCGCAgccggcgcggccgcaCGCCACCGAGGCCCAGCtcgagatgctgcgcgccgagctgcgctcgatcatGCGGCAGTACAAGCTGCGTCCCGTGAGCAATGGGTGGCAGTCGGCGAACAGCTACAACTCGTCGGTGGAGCCGGAGCcggtggcggcgcacaaTGACGTGTACCACGTGGGCTTTGTGGACGAGGGCGATGCGTcggtcgtcgtgggccacgaggcgctgcgcctggcGTCGCTGTCGCGCCCGAGTGCGTGGCGCCTGTTTTCGCCGTggacgcgcggcatgctCAATGTGACGGGCTATGCGGCCGAGTACGGCGACGCGTGtatcgaggcgctgctgggcgaTGTGCAGCGGATCCTGACGCATGCGATATcatcggcgccgtcgaAGGCGTCAGGGCCGGCGGACGCCGCGGACGATGCGGGGCTCGGCATCCCGACGTCCGAGTACGGCGACTATGCCGTGCTGCTCCTCGTGCCGGACTCGTTTTCGCGGAGTGACTTGCGGGCGCTGGGTCatgtgctgctgcgctACATGGGCTTTTCGGCCCTGCATGTACAGACGGAGGGCCTGTGCGCGACGTTCGGTGCCGGCCTGAgtgcggcgtgcgtcgtggacgtggGCGCGACGAGCATCGGCATTTCCTGTGTGGAAGAGGGCCTGGTGCTGCCTGagacgcgcgtggcgctgtCGTACGGCGGCCAGGACATGTCGCGCTTCTTtggcgacgtgctgcgtggctcgagctTCCCGTACACGGATCTGCAGGAAGCGCGGCTCGCGGATGTACAGCTTCTCCAGGACCTCAAGGAGCGATTCGTGACGCTGCAGCCGAGTCAGGTCGGTCTGAACTTGTACGATTTCATGGTGCGTCTGCCGGGCGAGACGGCGCGCAAGTATGCTCTGCGGCTGTACGACGAGCCGATTCTCGCGGGTCTGATGCTCTTCCACCCGGAcgtcgccgcgccgccgccgatgccgcgACGACCGCTGACGTGCGcgcagccggcgccggcggagGAGGCGGACGAGCCGGAGCCGACGGCTGTGCTGGCCGCTGCGAATGCCTCGCTGGGTGGTGACGAGGCGGTGGAGCTGTGTGcgtcggccgtgctggacatggcgccgacgctTGCCATGTTGGGATGCGTCTCTCGGCGTCTTTCGCCGCAggtcgcggcgctcgtggataTGCGGGCTGACGAGGCGTCTGAGgaagcgccgcgcgccgcgccgacgaTTCCGCAgacgtcggcgatggcgacgcaggccgCCAAGtgtgcgtcggcggcggcgcaagcggcgcaggatGGCATAGACgtcgtgcaggcggcgtctGTCACGCCGCTGGACCATGCGGTCTTTCGCAGTCTGCTCGCGTCGACGGGCACCGTGGATGGGTCGTttgcgcacggcggcgaggagcggctgcgccgcctcgcgaACAATATTGTGTGCACCGGCGGGGCGGCGCGTATACCGGGGCTGTcggaggcgctcgaggcgcgtgtctcgatgctgctggccgagcacTATGCGCCGGCGGACGGGGCGCCGGGagcgccgacgacggcgccgcagGCCGTGGTGAtcccgccgccgcgcaaCCTGGACccggcgtcgctggcgtgGAAGGGCCTGGCGGTGATGGCGCATCTGGACGCGATGCAGGAGCTGTGGATCCAGGCGAGTGATTGGGACACGCTGGGGTACCGCGCCCTGAAGGAAAAGTCGCTCTTTTTGTAG
- a CDS encoding SAC3 GANP domain protein, whose product MAPDADWPQALRELVGRAFGQCADAQRGAVSAELKRLIFEAVQDGSLHTRDWARVRLASLGETRKRRAPDTPTKAGRYREDPTRRELRQRRFEAEQAAFEREQQADRVAAAVPVRDAAPDPNVVDWDAYTVVGTSTKLEKPYLRLTSAPDPKTVRPLATLRRTLALLTQKWASERNYDYMCDQLKSVRQDLTVQRITNEFTVRVYEMHARLALDMGDLGEYNQCQSQLRVLYAYDLPGSRLEFLAYRILYLLHTRQQRDVHTLMAELSDEAQADVAVRHALDVRAAMRCGNYHRFFELYAHAPNRNACLMRHFVDRERVQALWILARAFRPACALPFLTSELGWSTEEEARAFLAKHGVACFVGAAWDTKRAEAPLVAALASYRHVDLQGPR is encoded by the coding sequence ATGGCGCCGGACGCGGATTGgccgcaggcgctgcgggAGCTGGTGGGCCGGGCGTTTGGGCAGTGTGCGGATGCGCAACGTGGTGCGGTGAGTGCGGAGCTGAAGCGGCTCATTTTTGAGGCGGTGCAGGATGGGTCGCTGCATACGCGAGACTgggcgcgcgtgcgtctcgcgtcgctgggcgagacgcggaagcgccgtgcgccggATACGCCGACGAAGGCGGGGCGGTATCGGGAGGATCCGACGCGTCGAGAGCTGCGGCAGCGGCGTTTTGAGGCGGAGCAGGCGGCGTTTGAGCGGGAGCAGCAGGCGGATCGGGTGGCGGCCGCGGTGCCTGTGAgggacgcggcgccggaCCCGAATGTCGTGGACTGGGACGCGTATACGgtcgtcggcacgtcgacgaagcTGGAGAAGCCGTACCTGCGGCTGACGTCGGCGCCGGACCCGAAGACGGTGCGGccgctcgcgacgctgcgccggACGCTGGCGTTGCTGACGCAGAAGTGGGCGTCGGAGCGCAACTACGACTATATGTGCGATCAGCTGAAGAGTGTGCGGCAGGACTTGActgtgcagcgcatcacgAACGAGTTTACAGTGCGTGTCTACgagatgcatgcgcgcctcgcgctcgacatggGCGATTTGGGCGAGTACAATCAGTGCCAGTCgcagctgcgtgtgctgtATGCGTACGACCTGCCTGGGAGCCGCCTCGAGTTTCTTGCGTACCGGATTCTGTacctgctgcacacgcggcagcagcgcgacgtgcataCTCTGATGGCCGAGCTGagtgacgaggcgcaggccgaTGTGGCGGTgcggcatgcgctcgatgtgcgcgcggcgatgcggTGCGGCAACTACCACCGCTTTTTCGAGCTgtatgcgcatgcgccgaaCCGGAATGCGTGCCTCATGCGCCACTTTGTCgatcgcgagcgcgtgcaggcgctgtggaTTTTGGCGCGGGCGTTTCGGCCCGCGTGTGCGCTCCCCTTCCTGACGTCCGAGCTCGGGTGGTCGAcggaggaggaggcgcgTGCGTTTTTAGCGAAGCATGGCGTGGCGTGCTTCGTGGGCGCGGCGTGGGATACCAAGCGGGcggaggcgccgctggtCGCGGCCCTCGCGTCGTACCGCCACGTGGACTTGCAGGGCCCTCGATAG
- a CDS encoding imidazoleglycerol-phosphate dehydratase, translated as MSLRVATLERRTNETQIHVSIALDTHPVDAPPKIQVSTGIGFLDHMLHALAKHGGLALELQCRGDLYIDDHHTAEDCAIALGQAFKQALGEIRGVKRFGTGFAPLDESLSRAVVDLSSRPYCHTHLQLRREKIGDLSCEMIPHIFHSFATEAGITLHVDVLHGENDHHKAESAFKATALALKEAITRTGSQDVPSTKGVL; from the exons ATGTCCCTCCGAGTGGCGACGCtggagcggcgcacgaacgAGACGCAGATCCACGTGTCGATCGCGCTGGACACGCATCCggtcgatgcgccgccaaAGATTCAGGTGTCGACGGGCATAGGCTTCCTGGACCACatgctgcacgcgctcgcgaaGCACGGCGGCCTGGCCCTGGAGCTGCAGTGCCGTGGCGACCTGTACATCGATGACCACCACACGGCCGAGGACTGTGCGATTGCGCTGGGCCAGGCGTTCAagcaggcgctcggcgagaTTCGCGGCGTCAAGCGCTTCGGCACGGGCTTCGCGCCCCTCGATGAGTCGTTGTCGCGCGCGGTCGTCGACCTGTCGTCGCGTCCGTACTGCCACACGCatctgcagctgcggcgcgaAAAGATCGGCGACTTGAGCTGCGAGATGATCCCGCACATTTTCCACAGCTTCGCGACCGAGGCGGGCATCACGctgcacgtcgacgtcctGCACGGCGAGAACGACCACCACAAGGCCGAGTCGGCCTTCAaggccacggcgctcgcgctcaaaGAGGCCATCACTCGCACGGGCTCGCAGGATGTGCCGAGCACCAAGG GTGTCCTATAA
- a CDS encoding kinetochore protein Nuf2 codes for MATTDQNYTSFPAVTTDELLSVLHELNLSVTAEDVAKPQGGMVQKVYLAFLDTLAGTMPDMLEKQRDALCEGMEHKEIYEDGVAWLLFFREVRAMMEAATVHDFHLQDLTRPTPKRFKRHMSALVNFFRFRSDRLAEFDELVLETEDLETRRLEWEESMDRTRQAIAEIVARRKHDEPRVKQLQEENLSHSDKLLEMKKEQGRLLAEVDALKSDKAEAIQKQTDIQYQLQIVATELHKLQTRIVTRPEEIKQQVQDMQVQVHGERAALGESERKVREWRAKMDVLVRLDDEIATSIRAMEQVAADMERTAQEARVLQDMKATMASRTQEQSTQLHRMEQLDRQVKSATERLERARHDLEAARAHRQAKLQALGARLSDVSRLRKERHAMAEIKHHEAVDMERQLATVMQEHEEHYGQMQLEKDALSRTATAYMDAIARALSLG; via the coding sequence atggcgacgacggATCAGAACTATACGTCGTTTCCGGCTGTGACGACGGATGAGTTGCTGTCGGTCTTGCATGAGCTGAATTTGAGTGTTACGGCGGAGGATGTGGCCAAGCCCCAGGGGGGTATGGTGCAGAAAGTGTATTTGGCGTTCCTTGATACGCTGGCCGGCACGATGCCTGATATGCTGGAGAAGCAGCGTGATGCGCTGTGCGAGGGCATGGAGCACAAGGAGATCTATGAAGATGGTGTGGCGTGGCTATTGTTTTTCCGGGAGGTGCGCGCTATGATGGAGGCAGCGACGGTCCACGACTTTCATCTCCAGGATCTGACGCGGCCGACGCCCAAGCGTTTCAAGCGGCACATGTCGGCGCTGGTCAATTTTTTCCGCTTCCGATCGGACAGGCTGGCTGAGTTTGATGAGCTGGTGCTGGAGACGGAAGATTTGgagacgcggcgcctcgagtgGGAGGAGAGCATGGATCGTACGCGGCAGGCCATTGCTGAGATTgtcgcgcggcgcaagCACGATGAGCCGCGGgtcaagcagctgcaaGAAGAGAACTTATCGCACTCggacaagctgctggagaTGAAGAAGGAGCAGGGCCGGCTGCTGGCGGAGGTGGATGCGCTCAAGTCGGACAAGGCGGAGGCGATCCAGAAGCAGACGGACATCCAGTACCAGCTGCAGATTGTGGCGACGGAGCTGCACAAGCTCCAGACGCGGATTGTGACGCGGCCGGAGGAGATCAagcagcaggtgcaggaCATGCAGGTGCAAGTGCATggcgagcgagcggcgctgggtGAGAGTgagcgcaaggtgcgtgagTGGCGGGCGAAGATGGACGTGTTGGTGCGTTTGGACGATGAGATTGCCACGAGTATCCGAGCGATGGAGCAGGTGGCGGCCGATATGGAGCGTACGGCGCAGGaggcgcgtgtgctgcaggacatgaaggcgacgatggcgtcgcGTACGCAAGAGCAatcgacgcagctgcatcggATGGAGCAGCTGGATCGGCAAGTCAAGTCGGCGACGGAGCGTTTagagcgagcgcggcacgacttggaggcggcgcgggcgcatCGGCAGGCGaagctgcaggcgctgggcgcgcgGCTGTCGGATGTGTCGCGGCTTCGCAAGGAGCGGCATGCGATGGCGGAGATCAAGCATCACGAGGCGGTGGACATGGAGCGGCAGCTGGCGACGGTGATGCAGGAGCATGAAGAGCACTATGGCCAGATGCAGCTGGAGAAGGATGCGCTGAGTCGGACGGCTACGGCGTATATGGATGCGATTGCTCGGGCGCTTTCGCTGGGCTAG
- a CDS encoding glutathione-dependent oxidoreductase — MTTSSLSNVVAITSPDMFTSLMQQDLNRVTLLNFWAPWAQPCEPMMAAVRDLAVKYPHVLFMNIEAEEQPDVSESFDVEAVPTVVLLRGHTLLSKLTGGQPQAVEQVLAAHAKVPSASALSGGEPAQGVDADVGKPHALPTHIDVSQESAEETERRCRELMSRSRVMLFMKGQPDMPRCGFSQKTITLLRDQNVEFDYYDILSDEPVRQTLKVLNDWPTFPQIMVQGELIGGLDILTEMVASGEFQHMISA; from the coding sequence ATGACCACGTCATCGCTTTCCAATGTGGTTGCGATCACGTCGCCCGACATGTTTACGTCGCTTATGCAGCAGGATCTGAATCGCGTTACCTTGCTCAATTTctgggcgccgtgggcTCAGCCATGTGAGCCGATGATGGCCGCTGTGCGCGACCTGGCTGTGAAGTACCCGCACGTCCTGTTTATGAACATTGAGGCAGAGGAGCAGCCAGATGTGTCTGAGTCCTTTGATGTTGAGGCTGTGCCGACCGTTGTGCTTTTGCGGGGACATACGCTCCTGTCCAAGTTGACGGGCGGTCAGCCGCAGGCCGTGGAACAAGTcctggcggcgcatgccaaggtGCCAAGTGCCTCGGCGCTGAGTGGTGGCGAGCCAGCGCAGGGCGTGGACGCGGACGTGGGTAAGCCCCATGCTCTGCCGACGCATATCGACGTGAGCCAGGAGTCGGCGGAGGAGACGGAGCGGCGGTGCCGCGAGCTGatgtcgcgctcgcgtgTGATGCTATTTATGAAGGGCCAGCCGGACATGCCGCGCTGTGGCTTTAGCCAGAAGACGATTACGCTCCTGCGTGACCAGAATGTCGAGTTTGACTACTATGATATTCTGTCAGACGAGCCTGTGCGGCAGACGCTCAAGGTGCTGAACGACTGGCCGACCTTTCCCCAAATCATGGTGCAGGGCGAGCTGATTGGGGGCCTCGACATTTTGACGGAGATGGTGGCGTCCGGCGAGTTTCAGCACATGATCAGTGCATAG
- a CDS encoding dynein intermediate chain, cytosolic encodes MAGRRAEIEAKRAKLAELRRAREEREEKARQRPAPPPPSVDELVASLLASSRPEAPTAAAVPAAPVQAPTPAPAAAAPTSPPAPAPSSTPADAPVGAPPPARDTPIPERLLYTKQVQTDALDEPIAAPAVATEAPVAAAAAPIAVETRARQPVQPDFVDFVHAKTMVMERMLDEPYNVLTDYTHVPTDAPERPSMHLVRTFFDDTLLATRAVTDVDWSTHHPELVVASYNRKRVLRHEDDHDGLVAVWNLHVRDRPEMVFTAPNDVVSVLASPFHPHLFVGGTFGGQVLLWDARQRGLPVQRTPWAFSSGGTHAAPVYALRIAGSAHAHHLWSASTDGLVCTWSLDMLARPQETIPLTNPMHPRSARMHVTSIDAASHDPSRFFVATDEGNVFDAQRVDRAGLQAGLDTARVYVGHSAPVTRLETHPTHMLDERLPASIADLFLTASMDATTAVWQPAQTPAEPRVFYPHAHPRIATNTRTNPLAFRHAAWAPITPLARFEHAHDYVMDARWHPHHPAVFCQADAGGHVDVYHLTQHTERPVLSARVPGDRGVHRVAWERRRPTATRLAAGGMDGRLHVYQVPEAAVHVRGDADVAEMERLLSRWHG; translated from the coding sequence ATGGccggacgacgtgccgagATTGAGGCGAAGCGTGCGaagctcgccgagctccgtcgagcgcgcgaAGAGCGCGAGGAAaaggcgcggcagcgcccggcaccgccgccgccgtcggtcgacgagctcgtcgcATCCCTGCTCGCCAGCTCGCGTCCCGAGGcgccgacggcggcggcggtgccggcggcgcccGTCCAAGCGCCCACTCCTGCCccggcggcagcagcacccACCTCGCCTCCCGCCCCGGCACCCTCGTCTACACCCGCTGACGCGCCTgtcggcgcgccgccgcccgcaCGAGATACCCCGATACCCGAGCGACTCCTCTACACCAAGCAAGTCCAAaccgacgcgctcgacgagccgatcgccgcgcctgccgtCGCCACCGAGGCCcccgtcgccgccgccgccgcgcccatcgccgtcgagacgcgcgcacGGCAGCCCGTGCAGCCCGACTTTGTCGACTTTGTGCACGCCAAGACCATGGtcatggagcgcatgctcgacgaaCCGTACAACGTCTTGACCGACTACACACACGTCCCTACCGACGCACCCGAGCGCCCATCGATGCACCTCGTGCGCACATTCTTCGACGATACCCtgctcgccacgcgcgccgtcACGGACGTCGACTGGTCGACGCACCACcccgagctcgtcgtcgcctCGTACAACCGCAAGCGCGTCCTCCGACACGAAGACGAccacgacggcctcgtcgccgtcTGGAACCTGCATGTGCGCGACCGCCCCGAGATGGTGTTCACAGCCCCCAACGACGTCGTGTCCGTGCTCGCGTCGCCCTTCCACCCCCACCtcttcgtcggcggcacgtTCGGCGGCCAAGTCCTCCTGTgggacgcgcggcagcgcggcctgcccgtgcagcgcacgccgtgGGCCTTTTCGTCcggcggcacgcacgccgcaccCGTTTATGCCCTGCGTATCGCCGGCtcagcgcacgcgcaccaCCTctggagcgcatcgacggaCGGCCTCGTCTGTACGTGGtcgctcgacatgctcgcGCGCCCGCAGGAAACCATCCCACTGACGAATCCCATGCACccacgcagcgcgaggaTGCACGTCACGTCGATCGACGCCGCGTCGCACGACCCATCGCGCTTCTTCGTCGCGACCGACGAAGGCAACGTGTTcgacgcccagcgcgtCGACCGCGCCGGCCTCCAGGCAGGCCTCGACACCGCCCGCGTCTACGTCGGCCACTCCGCGCCCGtcacgcgcctcgagacgcaCCCCAcccacatgctcgacgagcgcctccccgcgtccatcgccgATCTCTTCCTCACCGCCAGCATGGACGCCACGACCGCCGTGTGGCAGCCCGCCCAAACGCCCGCCGAGCCCCGCGTCTTTTACCCCCACGCCCATCCGCGCATCGCGACCAACACCCGCACGAATCCACTCGCGTTCCGGCACGCCGCCTGGGCACCCATCACGCCCCtcgcgcgcttcgagcACGCCCACGACTACGTCATGGACGCACGCTGGCACCCACACCACCCCGCCGTGTTCTGCCAggccgacgccggcgggcacgtcgacgtctACCACCTCACCCAGCACACCGAGCGCCCCGTCCtcagcgcgcgcgtgccCGGCGAccgcggcgtgcatcgcgtcgCCTGGGAACGCCGCCGTCCCACCGCTACGCGCCTCGCGGCcggcggcatggacggTCGTCTGCACGTGTACCAGGTGCCGGAGGCGGCCGTCCACGTCCGCGGCGACGCGGACGTCGCTGAGATGGAGCGCCTCTTGTCGCGCTGGCATGGCTAG
- a CDS encoding SAP domain protein, which produces MWRVKHTISTPSLRALSRSTAAPSRSLVSTVLLTNEGYDTKQVTELRALLRQRGLTTSGRKAELVQRLKQSDMTRAGSTLASADKAPQSRAKKGRQAVQDLEEKQPSLPMEPGTVVSATAVRQGQGAGTSSSSPQAAQPQTGAVRGQPALTPEASTPTFDVQIPSEPLAEPEAQYIPSIKPLTDPTSHNYTDPTRESDLILPHVPRMYRVAQDADVAHIGGLAWSEKHGGPSSSRNVVLDVLSDALPTQAHKKLEHTWHTASHASSRALSSMASEVTRVVPIDPSVAPSTSHARPSARRPLNESESRGLWVLGGIVATGMAVGSWMSRDRPPRAAAAAAAAPHPAAQPPVYAHGGGIVGGGARRV; this is translated from the coding sequence ATGTGGCGTGTCAAGCATACGATCTCTACGCCGAGTCTGCGTGCGCTCAGCCGGagcacggcggcgccgtcgcgctcgctcgtCTCGACCGTGCTCCTCACGAACGAAGGCTACGACACGAAGCAGGTCACCGAGTTGCGCGCCCTGCTTCGTCAGCGCGGTCTGACCACGTCCGGCCGCAAggcggagctcgtgcagcgtcTGAAGCAGAGTGACATGACGCGGGCGGGCTCGACGCTCGCGAGCGCCGACAAGGCGCCCCAGAGCCGCGCCAAGAAGGGCAGGCAGGCCGTCCAGGACCTCGAAGAGAAGCAGCCCTCGCTGCCTATGGAGCCTGGCACCGTCGTGAGCGCCACGGCTGTGCGCCAGGGCCAAGGCgccggcacgtcgtcgtcgtcgccgcaggccgcgcagcCGCAGAcgggcgccgtgcgcggccaGCCTGCGCTCACGCCCGAGgcatcgacgccgacgtTCGACGTCCAGATCCCATCCGAGCCGCTCGCCGAGCCCGAGGCACAGTACATCCCCTCGATCAAGCCCCTCACCGACCCGACGTCGCACAACTACACGGATCCGACGCGCGAGTCGGACCTGATCCTGCCGCATGTACCGCGCATGTACCGCGTCGCTCAGGACGCAGacgtcgcgcacatcgGCGGCCTCGCGTGGTCCGAGAAGCACGGCGGGCCGTCTTCGTCGCGCAACGTCGTCCTCGATGTGCTTAGCGACGCTCtgccgacgcaggcgcacaAGAAGCTCGAGCATACGTGGCACACCGCCtcgcacgcgtcgtcgcgcgcgctgtcgagcatggcgtccGAGGTGACGCGTGTCGTGCCGATCGATCCGTCGGtcgcgccgtcgacgtcgcatgcgcggcCGTCCGCGCGTCGCCCGCTAAACGAGAGCGAGAGCCGCGGTCTATgggtgctgggcggcatcGTGGCTACGGGCATGGCGGTAGGCAGCTGGATGTCGCGGGACcggccgcctcgagcggcggcagcggcagcggcagcaccGCACCCAGCCGCCCAGCCGCCGGTCTATGCACACGgaggcggcatcgtcggaggcggcgctcgtcgcgtgTAG
- a CDS encoding homoserine kinase, producing the protein MSRSFHIRVPCTSANIGPGFDVVGLSLSLYLFLDVTIEADAPHKDPVLTYSGQGAADAPLNPYQNLITRVALYVMRVNDIKSFPRGVRIHVRNDIPFGRGLGSSGAAVIAGLLLGNELGQLHIDRDRLLDYALMIERHPDNVAAALIGGFVGSYLRELSGEAAATTQVPLSEVLPAYPDNASESWGYHPPTPPQGIGHYIRFGWAKEIKVIAIIPHFEVLTAEARRVLPDTYTKEDLVFNLQRLAVLTTSLARSPPDVHLIFQAMQDRVHQPYRQHLIPGLPRILASVTPMTHPGLLGICLSGAGPTILALATDHLDHIAETLCHEFAKEHITCDTKFLQVTEDGAQVY; encoded by the coding sequence ATGTCACGCTCGTTCCACATTCGCGTGCCCTGCACGTCGGCCAACATCGGCCCCGGCTTTGACGTCGTCGGTCTGTCGCTCTCGCTCTACCTCTTCCTCGACGTGACGATCGAggccgacgcgccgcacaaGGACCCCGTGCTCACGTACAgcggccaaggcgccgccgatgcgccCCTCAACCCGTACCAGAATCTCAtcacgcgcgtggcgctgtACGTGATGCGCGTCAACGACATAAAGTCCTTCccgcgcggcgtgcgcatccACGTCCGCAACGATATCCCCTTCGGACGCGGCCTCGGCAGCtcaggcgccgccgtcATCGCAGGCCTCCTGCTCGGCAACGAGCTCGGCCAGCTGCACATCGACCGCGACCGCCTCCTCGACTACGCCCTCATGATCGAGCGCCACCCCGATAACGTGGCAGCCGCCCTCATCGGTGGCTTTGTCGGCTCCTACCTACGGGAACTCAGCGGCGAGGCCGCCGCTACGACACAGGTGCCCCTCAGCGAAGTGCTGCCCGCATACCCCGACAACGCCTCCGAGTCATGGGGCTACCACCCACCAACGCCGCCACAGGGCATCGGACACTACATCCGCTTCGGATGGGCCAAGGAAATCAAGGTCATCGCCATCATCCCGCACTTTGAGGTGCTCACCGCCGAGGCCCGCCGCGTCCTGCCCGACACCTACACCAAGGAGGACCTCGTCTTCAatctccagcgcctcgccgtGCTCACCACCTCACTCGCGCGCTCACCACCCGACGTCCACCTCATCTTCCAGGCCATGCAAGACCGCGTGCACCAGCCGTACCGCCAACACCTCATACCCGGCCTCCCACGCATCCTCGCCTCCGTCACGCCCATGACGCACCCAGGCCTGCTGGGCATCTGCCTCTCAGGCGCCGGGCCCACCATCCTCGCCCTCGCCACCGATCACCTCGACCACATCGCCGAGACCCTCTGCCACGAGTTCGCCAAAGAACACATCACGTGTGATACAAAATTCCTCCAAGTCACCGAGGACGGCGCCCAAGTGTACTAG